The Flavobacteriales bacterium genome includes a window with the following:
- the yidD gene encoding membrane protein insertion efficiency factor YidD codes for MINRILIFPVLVLVKIYQYMISPIFPSACRYNPTCSSYMVDALKEWGLFKGLYLGIKRISSCHPWGGHGYDPVPKKESSARKKK; via the coding sequence ATAATCAACCGTATTTTGATTTTTCCTGTATTGGTATTGGTAAAAATATATCAATATATGATTTCTCCCATTTTTCCTTCGGCGTGTAGATATAATCCTACTTGTTCTTCATACATGGTTGATGCCTTAAAGGAGTGGGGACTTTTTAAGGGATTGTATCTTGGTATCAAGCGAATTTCTTCTTGTCACCCTTGGGGTGGGCATGGTTATGATCCTGTACCTAAAAAGGAATCAAGCGCTAGAAAAAAGAAGTAG
- a CDS encoding aldehyde dehydrogenase family protein, with product MSQEINMESVLKALGLKDKNDGTSTGKNFSNESKEYIKSYSPVDGKLIGEVSVTTAAEYENVIQSTQEAFKSWRMMPAPKRGEIVRQFGEKLRKYKEPLGKLVSYEMGKSYQEGLGEVQEMIDICDFATGLSRQLNGITIHSERPMHRMYDQYHPLGTVGIISAFNFPVAVWAWNTALAWICGDVCVWKPSEKAPLCGVACQNIFNEVLEDNNLPEGISCLVNGDYKVGEMMTSDKRVPLVSATGSTRMGRAVGQEVAKRFGKTILELGGNNAIIVTPDADLEMTIVGAVFGAVGTAGQRCTSTRRLIIHESIFDNVIEKMKGAYKQLKIGNPLDENNHVGPLIDEAAVEMYNNAIAKAKAEGGKVIVDGGVLEGNGYESGCYVQPAIIEAKNEFQIVQDETFAPILYVMKYSELEEAIAMQNDVPQGLSSAIMTNNLREAENFLSHQGSDCGIANVNIGTSGAEIGGAFGGEKETGGGRESGSDAWKAYMRRQTNTINYSTELPLAQGIKFDF from the coding sequence ATGAGTCAAGAAATAAACATGGAATCTGTACTAAAGGCACTAGGTTTGAAGGACAAAAATGATGGAACTTCAACAGGAAAAAACTTTAGTAACGAATCAAAAGAATACATAAAATCATATTCACCAGTAGATGGTAAATTAATCGGGGAGGTATCGGTAACTACCGCTGCTGAATACGAAAATGTAATCCAATCTACCCAAGAAGCTTTTAAATCTTGGAGAATGATGCCCGCACCAAAACGTGGAGAAATTGTACGTCAGTTTGGTGAAAAACTAAGAAAATATAAGGAACCTTTAGGGAAATTGGTTTCTTATGAAATGGGAAAATCTTACCAAGAAGGTTTAGGTGAAGTACAAGAGATGATTGATATCTGTGATTTTGCTACAGGACTTTCACGTCAGCTAAACGGTATCACAATCCATTCTGAAAGACCTATGCACCGTATGTATGACCAATATCATCCACTAGGAACAGTAGGAATCATTTCTGCTTTTAACTTCCCAGTTGCTGTTTGGGCTTGGAATACCGCTTTGGCTTGGATTTGTGGAGACGTTTGTGTTTGGAAGCCTTCAGAAAAAGCACCACTTTGTGGAGTTGCTTGTCAGAATATTTTCAATGAAGTATTGGAAGATAATAATCTGCCAGAAGGAATTTCATGTTTGGTAAATGGAGACTACAAAGTAGGAGAAATGATGACAAGCGATAAGCGTGTGCCATTAGTTTCTGCTACAGGATCTACGAGAATGGGACGTGCAGTAGGACAGGAAGTTGCAAAACGTTTTGGTAAAACCATTTTAGAACTTGGAGGAAACAATGCAATCATTGTAACACCAGATGCAGATCTTGAAATGACTATTGTAGGAGCTGTTTTTGGAGCTGTAGGAACAGCAGGACAACGTTGTACTTCTACACGTAGATTAATCATTCATGAATCAATTTTTGACAATGTAATCGAGAAAATGAAAGGAGCCTATAAACAATTGAAAATAGGAAATCCTTTGGATGAGAACAATCACGTAGGACCACTTATTGATGAGGCTGCGGTAGAAATGTATAATAATGCCATTGCAAAAGCAAAAGCCGAAGGTGGAAAAGTAATTGTAGATGGAGGAGTACTTGAAGGAAACGGATACGAAAGTGGATGTTATGTACAGCCTGCAATCATTGAAGCTAAAAACGAATTCCAGATTGTTCAAGACGAAACATTTGCCCCAATTCTTTATGTAATGAAATACTCAGAACTAGAAGAAGCAATTGCTATGCAAAATGACGTACCACAAGGATTGTCATCAGCGATTATGACAAACAATCTAAGAGAAGCGGAAAACTTCCTTTCTCACCAAGGATCAGATTGTGGAATTGCCAATGTAAATATCGGTACTTCAGGTGCAGAGATTGGAGGTGCCTTTGGAGGTGAAAAAGAAACAGGTGGAGGACGTGAGTCTGGATCAGATGCATGGAAAGCATATATGAGAAGACAAACAAATACGATTAACTACTCTACAGAATTACCACTTGCTCAAGGAATCAAATTCGATTTCTAA
- the rplI gene encoding 50S ribosomal protein L9, producing MEIILIKDVANLGFADDIVNVKNGYGRNFLIPQGFAKLATPSAKKQLDETLKQRAFKEQKIVADAKEVAEKIKGLEVKLTAKVAKGSNKLFGSITNIDLEKFLSNNGISLEKKFISIVGGSIKALGKYTVKYRCHREVIVESAVEIVAEAE from the coding sequence ATGGAAATTATTTTGATAAAAGACGTAGCGAATCTAGGATTTGCTGACGATATCGTAAACGTAAAGAACGGTTACGGAAGAAACTTTCTAATTCCTCAAGGATTTGCAAAATTAGCTACTCCTAGTGCAAAAAAACAATTGGATGAAACTTTGAAGCAAAGAGCTTTTAAAGAACAAAAAATTGTTGCTGATGCTAAAGAAGTTGCTGAGAAAATCAAAGGATTGGAAGTAAAATTAACTGCCAAAGTAGCAAAAGGATCAAACAAACTTTTCGGATCTATTACAAATATTGATCTTGAGAAATTTTTATCAAACAATGGAATATCACTTGAGAAAAAGTTTATCTCTATCGTTGGTGGATCTATCAAAGCTCTTGGAAAATACACTGTAAAATACAGATGTCACCGTGAAGTGATTGTAGAATCTGCAGTAGAAATAGTAGCTGAAGCTGAATAA
- the rpsR gene encoding 30S ribosomal protein S18 has translation MAQGDVRYLTPLAIDTGKRKKYCRFKRSGIKYVDYKDPDFLLKFLNEQGKILPRRLTGTSLKFQRKVAKAVKRARQIALLPYLTDLLK, from the coding sequence ATGGCTCAAGGAGATGTAAGATACCTTACGCCGTTGGCAATTGATACGGGTAAGAGAAAAAAATACTGTCGTTTTAAAAGATCAGGAATTAAGTATGTGGATTATAAAGATCCAGATTTCTTATTGAAGTTCTTAAACGAGCAAGGTAAAATCCTTCCAAGAAGACTTACAGGTACTTCTTTGAAGTTTCAGAGAAAAGTTGCTAAGGCTGTAAAAAGAGCACGTCAAATCGCTCTATTACCTTATTTAACAGATTTATTGAAGTAA
- the rpsF gene encoding 30S ribosomal protein S6 produces the protein MNNYETVFILNPVLSEEQAKETVSKFTGLLESNGAEIVNLESWGLRKLAYPIQKKSTGFYHLVEFKVDPAFISKFEVEFKRDERIMRFLTVKQDKYAQAYSQQRRDKLSNAKKS, from the coding sequence ATGAACAACTACGAAACTGTTTTCATTCTGAATCCCGTTTTGTCTGAAGAACAGGCAAAGGAAACAGTAAGTAAGTTTACAGGTCTTTTGGAATCCAACGGAGCCGAAATTGTAAACTTAGAGAGTTGGGGGCTTAGAAAATTAGCTTACCCGATCCAAAAAAAGAGTACAGGATTTTACCACTTGGTAGAGTTCAAGGTAGATCCAGCATTTATCTCAAAATTCGAAGTAGAATTCAAACGTGATGAGCGCATCATGAGATTTCTTACTGTGAAGCAAGATAAGTATGCACAAGCCTACTCACAACAAAGAAGAGATAAATTATCAAACGCTAAAAAATCTTAA
- a CDS encoding type B 50S ribosomal protein L31, which translates to MKQGIHPENYRMVCVKDMSNGETFITKSCADAKETIEIDGVEYPLLKMEITSASHPFYTGKSKVVDTAGRIDKFKSRYAKFKK; encoded by the coding sequence ATGAAACAAGGAATACATCCAGAGAACTACCGCATGGTTTGTGTAAAAGATATGTCTAATGGAGAGACATTCATTACCAAGTCTTGCGCTGATGCGAAAGAGACAATTGAAATTGATGGAGTTGAGTATCCACTACTAAAGATGGAAATCACTTCTGCATCACATCCATTCTACACAGGAAAATCTAAAGTGGTTGATACTGCAGGTAGAATCGATAAGTTCAAGAGTCGATACGCAAAGTTTAAGAAGTAA
- a CDS encoding insulinase family protein, producing MIRKLFAITILTFLSIIPVFAQANLFESQEKNYQAHIPFKRYELPNGLSVIIHENSAFGNLVQVGVHFHAGTSSDPANLKGIAQQTFESMKQGSKNFNKREIESTLLQVGGKSHHYQTKDYTSFNSFVPSQALENILQIEADRWKNAQSKLAKKPIENTSYLPKDFYPKNHPYFSEPNKRLYAESEIKKHKARWFGANNAVITIVGNVSYQQALGWVEYYFSELPKGTPYFKRNQIPMRYIEDQIFITSSKNKYQSFTVLAPTEDQASEDALALEGLAYVLVDYAKSDLKNRVLDKGFAFELEVKSEIDELAGVFGITFKVSKNRSLKVLEPMFKASIMSFQQYGTSLEALEVFKKNHGLDLLKNKESIPSISKALAEGYLFYKNPNHLQERYEKLQHIRPSQIDNAAEKYLRKVLFHVDYGINTKENWSGVSRFRKPKALKVYNANGNYKKDWKIESSKIDKTTAIQLPEIENEFKYPLYHKKWKNGAKIIGSTNRASQVNRIDILIPAGKKFEQENNFGASEILAKMIAGGSISLDRIDYENILQTVGAKLEISSDFHFIRFRLVCPEKATQTAIETLLHLLIQPHLTEKKLIDLKQVVHSADVLDINSLKQFHRQYFGTDGMIVAYTGRLPFKAYAKAFRGLEKWNEKNTLLTKVDQDIPAKLALKKETHALETSLSILRQNQIICPKTFAKYLQVNGLGYQDWKVEARENDLVFTKLSKPSNKTLDKNVEVFKNLFNQKHLATDSVLINAVKNQQAFDFITLDEKLSQLSKYGMLNWKTKHYKNWKKTLAKAKVAEIAEVYQKNMRPERMNWTISLPFFDLNELEKIKKNYQNTFPAFKTIKIPKTPRKHKVKTPFEMGKYGKKHYPVFKGKSFDIAYKKAKKKLKGTQYRTFIYKGKIYKL from the coding sequence ATGATCAGAAAATTATTTGCGATAACAATTTTAACTTTTTTGAGCATTATACCAGTATTTGCCCAAGCAAATTTGTTTGAAAGTCAAGAAAAAAATTATCAAGCTCATATACCATTTAAACGATATGAGTTACCCAATGGTTTGAGTGTAATTATACATGAAAATTCCGCCTTTGGAAATCTTGTCCAAGTGGGTGTGCATTTTCACGCAGGAACGTCTAGCGATCCTGCAAATCTCAAGGGAATCGCTCAACAAACCTTTGAATCCATGAAACAAGGTTCAAAGAATTTTAATAAAAGGGAAATAGAAAGTACCCTTTTGCAAGTAGGAGGAAAATCTCATCATTACCAAACAAAAGATTATACTTCCTTTAATTCATTTGTCCCATCTCAAGCACTCGAAAATATTTTACAAATTGAAGCTGACAGGTGGAAAAATGCACAGAGTAAATTGGCGAAAAAGCCAATAGAAAACACTTCGTATTTACCTAAAGACTTTTACCCAAAAAATCACCCATATTTTTCGGAACCAAATAAAAGATTATACGCTGAATCTGAAATAAAAAAACACAAAGCAAGATGGTTTGGTGCCAATAATGCTGTGATTACAATAGTAGGAAATGTCTCGTATCAACAAGCATTAGGCTGGGTGGAATATTATTTTTCTGAACTTCCAAAAGGAACCCCTTATTTCAAGAGAAATCAAATACCGATGAGGTATATTGAGGATCAAATATTTATCACAAGTTCTAAAAATAAATACCAAAGTTTTACCGTACTAGCACCCACAGAAGATCAAGCCTCCGAAGATGCCTTGGCATTGGAAGGACTTGCTTATGTGTTGGTAGATTATGCAAAAAGCGATTTAAAAAATAGGGTATTGGATAAAGGATTTGCCTTTGAACTTGAAGTGAAAAGCGAAATTGATGAACTAGCAGGTGTTTTTGGAATCACTTTTAAAGTCAGTAAAAATCGATCTTTGAAAGTTCTCGAACCCATGTTTAAAGCAAGTATAATGAGTTTTCAGCAATATGGAACATCTTTAGAAGCATTGGAAGTATTCAAGAAAAACCATGGATTAGATCTCCTAAAAAACAAGGAAAGTATTCCTAGTATTTCGAAAGCTTTGGCAGAGGGATACCTGTTTTATAAAAATCCTAACCATTTGCAAGAGCGTTATGAAAAGTTGCAACATATCCGACCTTCACAAATAGATAATGCTGCAGAGAAATACCTACGAAAAGTCCTTTTTCATGTAGATTATGGAATAAATACTAAGGAAAACTGGAGTGGTGTTTCACGTTTTAGAAAGCCCAAAGCACTAAAAGTATACAATGCAAATGGAAACTACAAAAAGGACTGGAAAATAGAATCTTCAAAAATTGATAAAACCACGGCAATTCAGCTTCCTGAGATCGAAAACGAGTTTAAATACCCACTGTATCACAAAAAATGGAAAAATGGAGCAAAAATTATCGGTTCAACCAATAGAGCTTCTCAAGTAAATAGAATCGATATTTTGATTCCAGCGGGTAAAAAATTTGAACAAGAAAATAATTTTGGAGCAAGTGAAATACTCGCAAAAATGATTGCTGGTGGAAGTATTTCTTTAGATCGGATAGATTATGAAAATATTTTACAAACAGTGGGTGCAAAGCTAGAAATAAGTAGCGATTTTCATTTTATAAGATTCCGACTTGTGTGTCCTGAAAAAGCAACACAAACCGCTATAGAAACCCTGCTTCATTTACTTATACAGCCACATTTGACAGAGAAAAAACTCATTGATTTAAAGCAAGTAGTTCACTCTGCAGATGTATTGGATATTAATTCTCTAAAACAGTTTCATAGACAATATTTCGGAACTGATGGGATGATTGTTGCCTATACAGGGAGATTGCCATTTAAAGCTTATGCAAAGGCTTTTCGAGGACTAGAAAAATGGAATGAAAAGAATACACTCTTAACAAAGGTAGATCAAGATATTCCTGCAAAACTTGCCTTGAAGAAAGAAACACATGCGCTTGAAACCAGCTTATCCATTTTGAGACAGAATCAAATCATTTGTCCAAAAACTTTCGCAAAATACTTGCAAGTAAATGGGCTAGGTTATCAAGACTGGAAAGTGGAAGCTAGAGAAAATGATCTTGTTTTTACTAAGCTTTCGAAACCATCCAACAAAACACTGGATAAAAATGTAGAGGTTTTTAAAAACTTGTTTAATCAAAAACACTTAGCAACTGATTCTGTGTTAATTAATGCTGTGAAAAATCAGCAAGCATTTGATTTCATTACTTTAGATGAGAAACTCAGTCAGTTGAGTAAATATGGAATGCTCAACTGGAAAACAAAGCATTATAAAAACTGGAAAAAAACATTGGCGAAAGCCAAAGTAGCAGAAATTGCAGAAGTGTATCAAAAGAATATGCGCCCAGAAAGAATGAATTGGACAATTTCTTTGCCCTTCTTTGATCTAAATGAATTAGAGAAAATCAAAAAGAACTATCAAAATACTTTTCCTGCTTTTAAAACAATAAAAATTCCCAAAACCCCAAGGAAGCATAAGGTGAAAACTCCTTTTGAAATGGGGAAATATGGAAAAAAACACTATCCAGTATTTAAGGGAAAAAGTTTTGATATTGCCTATAAAAAAGCCAAAAAGAAGCTCAAAGGAACCCAATATAGAACCTTTATTTACAAAGGCAAGATTTATAAACTCTAA
- a CDS encoding lycopene cyclase domain-containing protein translates to MNQWLYLLLNIGSFSIPFLYSFHPRMRFIQNWKAILCSTTIIAFIFIIWDAIFVKMGIWGFNQDYHLPLHILGLPLEEWLFFFCIPYASLFIYFSLEYYFPKLILSKKTVDIVHFLLVAVGLFLLLKGWDKWYTRIDMIFFIISLMITKRYLNRFLLAFLVILIPFFVVNGILTGTGLPEPVVWYHSKEFLGMRIGTIPFEDVFYAFSMLYSNLVLFHYFKKRFI, encoded by the coding sequence ATGAACCAATGGTTGTACTTATTGCTCAATATAGGATCATTTAGTATTCCTTTTTTATACTCTTTTCATCCCAGAATGCGGTTTATCCAAAACTGGAAAGCAATTCTGTGCTCCACAACAATAATTGCATTTATTTTTATTATTTGGGATGCAATTTTTGTTAAAATGGGTATTTGGGGATTTAATCAAGACTATCATTTGCCTTTGCATATTCTTGGTTTACCATTAGAAGAATGGCTGTTTTTCTTCTGTATTCCTTATGCCAGTTTGTTTATCTACTTTTCTCTAGAATATTATTTCCCAAAACTGATATTGTCTAAAAAAACGGTAGATATCGTTCATTTTCTTTTAGTAGCAGTAGGTTTATTTCTATTATTAAAAGGGTGGGATAAATGGTACACTAGAATTGACATGATATTTTTTATAATTTCTCTAATGATTACCAAGAGGTATTTAAACAGATTTTTACTCGCTTTTCTAGTGATTTTGATTCCCTTTTTTGTGGTAAATGGAATTCTTACAGGAACTGGTTTGCCAGAACCAGTAGTATGGTATCATTCTAAAGAATTTTTGGGAATGAGAATAGGAACGATCCCTTTTGAAGATGTCTTTTATGCTTTTTCTATGTTGTATTCTAATTTAGTTTTGTTTCATTATTTCAAAAAACGCTTTATATAA
- a CDS encoding sterol desaturase family protein, whose translation MIWLFIGITLITFLIMEGITWFTHKYVMHGFLWYLHEDHHQPQYQGVFEKNDLFFVIFAIPSILLFYFGLEPEINYRFFIGLGILLYGIAYFLVHDIMIHGRFPWLKHTTNKYFQGLRKGHRMHHKHIEKEDGECFGMLMVPFKYFKKKKE comes from the coding sequence ATGATTTGGCTTTTTATAGGAATAACATTAATTACTTTCTTGATCATGGAAGGTATAACATGGTTCACTCATAAATATGTGATGCATGGTTTTTTATGGTATCTGCATGAGGATCATCATCAGCCACAGTATCAAGGAGTGTTCGAAAAAAACGATTTATTCTTTGTTATTTTTGCTATACCCAGTATCTTATTGTTTTACTTTGGGCTAGAGCCCGAAATCAATTATCGTTTTTTTATTGGACTAGGAATTCTATTATATGGAATTGCTTATTTTTTAGTTCACGATATTATGATTCATGGGCGTTTCCCTTGGCTTAAACACACCACAAACAAATACTTTCAGGGTTTAAGAAAAGGACATAGAATGCATCACAAGCATATTGAAAAGGAGGATGGAGAATGCTTTGGGATGCTTATGGTCCCTTTTAAATATTTTAAGAAAAAGAAAGAATGA
- a CDS encoding phytoene/squalene synthase family protein translates to MKELFDESSLKISKIVTNTYSTSFSMASRLLSPRVRKAIYAIYGFVRYADEIVDSFDGFPQAEMLQEFREEFYRAQKRKISINPVIHAFVKVYDQYQLDLEMVNAFLDSMEMDLSKSNYQSVSAYNTYIYGSADVVGLMCLKVFVNGDSEQYERLKESSMKLGSAFQKVNFLRDLRDDQDRLNRSYFPTVNFDQLSSEQKNEIIDEIEADFTHAFEGIKNLPFEARLGVYTAYRYYRKLLRKIKKVEASRILEARIRVSNTDKVIIASKAFLRHQFNLI, encoded by the coding sequence ATGAAAGAACTGTTTGACGAATCTTCATTAAAAATAAGTAAAATAGTTACCAATACCTATTCTACAAGTTTTTCTATGGCTAGTAGATTACTTTCTCCAAGAGTAAGAAAGGCAATTTATGCCATTTATGGTTTCGTTAGATATGCCGATGAAATTGTAGATAGTTTCGATGGTTTTCCACAAGCCGAAATGCTCCAAGAGTTTAGGGAAGAGTTTTACAGAGCACAAAAGAGAAAGATAAGTATCAATCCTGTGATACATGCTTTTGTAAAAGTCTATGATCAGTATCAATTAGATTTGGAAATGGTGAATGCTTTTCTAGATTCCATGGAAATGGATCTCTCTAAAAGTAATTACCAAAGCGTTTCGGCTTATAATACCTATATTTATGGTTCAGCCGATGTGGTGGGGCTAATGTGTTTGAAGGTATTTGTAAATGGGGATTCGGAGCAATATGAACGACTCAAAGAATCTTCCATGAAGTTGGGGTCGGCTTTTCAAAAAGTTAATTTTCTTAGAGATCTAAGAGATGATCAAGACCGATTAAACCGTTCTTATTTTCCTACGGTTAACTTTGATCAATTGAGCTCAGAGCAGAAAAACGAAATTATCGATGAGATAGAAGCTGATTTTACACATGCTTTTGAGGGAATTAAAAATCTACCTTTTGAAGCCAGATTAGGAGTCTACACCGCCTATAGATATTATAGAAAACTTCTGAGGAAAATAAAAAAAGTAGAAGCTTCTAGGATTTTGGAGGCAAGAATACGCGTATCGAATACCGATAAAGTAATTATTGCAAGTAAAGCTTTTTTAAGACACCAATTTAATTTGATATGA
- the crtI gene encoding phytoene desaturase family protein, with protein sequence MQKVIIIGAGFSSLSTACYLAKEGYQVTVFEKQNYVGGRARQLKKEGFTFDMGPTFYWMPDVFDAFFEDFGRSTNDFYELNKLATAYRVIFENEEVIDIEDHLDKIAQKFEEIEKGSGAKLKKFIAKAKENYELAIQDLVYQPGENLFEIINGKTATKLPLFIQTIAKQVSQVVQDEKLRMILQFPILFLGATPKTTPSFYNFMNYADFGLGTWYPEGGMYEVAQGMYRLAKDLNVKFILNAQVNQILEKKGKAIGISLKDESVFYADIIISGADYHFTEQIIPKKFRQYSDAYWRNKTFAPSALLFYVGFKAKLPNLEHHTLFFDTDFDEHIQSIYGNPSWPKSPLFYASFPSISDSTVAPEGNEAGIFLIPLATHLDGDDESTRKTYLHKILARLSKQVGRDLKEEILFYESFCVKEFKEEYSSYGGNAYGLANTLMQTHILRPKLKSKKLKNLFFTGQLTVPGPGVPPAIISGKVVASLVQKYHPNITNHKIENHERTV encoded by the coding sequence ATGCAGAAGGTAATTATAATAGGTGCAGGCTTTTCTTCTCTATCTACAGCTTGTTACCTTGCTAAAGAGGGTTATCAGGTTACTGTGTTTGAAAAGCAAAACTATGTAGGCGGAAGAGCAAGGCAATTGAAAAAGGAAGGGTTCACCTTTGATATGGGACCTACTTTCTATTGGATGCCAGATGTATTTGATGCGTTTTTTGAAGATTTCGGACGAAGCACAAATGATTTTTATGAACTCAATAAGCTCGCAACAGCTTATCGAGTGATTTTTGAAAATGAAGAAGTTATAGACATTGAAGATCACTTAGATAAAATTGCCCAAAAATTTGAAGAAATTGAAAAGGGTAGTGGAGCGAAGCTTAAGAAATTTATTGCTAAAGCAAAAGAAAACTATGAATTAGCAATCCAGGATTTAGTATATCAACCTGGGGAAAATTTATTCGAAATTATCAATGGTAAAACGGCAACGAAATTACCTCTTTTTATTCAGACAATTGCCAAGCAAGTGTCTCAAGTGGTCCAAGATGAGAAATTAAGGATGATCTTACAATTTCCAATTCTTTTTTTAGGAGCCACGCCCAAAACAACGCCTAGTTTTTACAATTTTATGAACTATGCAGATTTTGGATTAGGAACTTGGTATCCTGAAGGAGGAATGTATGAAGTTGCTCAAGGAATGTACAGACTAGCAAAAGATTTAAACGTCAAGTTTATTTTAAATGCACAAGTCAATCAAATCCTTGAAAAAAAAGGAAAAGCCATTGGGATTTCATTAAAAGATGAAAGTGTTTTTTATGCAGATATTATCATTAGCGGAGCCGATTATCATTTTACGGAACAAATAATTCCTAAAAAATTTCGCCAGTATTCCGATGCTTATTGGAGAAATAAAACATTCGCACCTTCGGCTCTGTTATTTTATGTTGGTTTTAAAGCTAAATTGCCTAACTTAGAACATCATACTTTGTTTTTTGATACGGATTTTGACGAGCATATTCAGAGTATATATGGGAATCCATCTTGGCCAAAATCGCCTTTGTTTTACGCGAGTTTTCCTAGTATTTCAGATTCCACAGTAGCACCCGAAGGTAATGAAGCTGGTATTTTTCTTATTCCTTTAGCAACCCACCTAGATGGAGATGACGAAAGCACAAGAAAAACATATTTACATAAAATTTTAGCGAGGCTATCAAAACAAGTAGGAAGGGATTTAAAAGAAGAAATTCTTTTTTATGAATCTTTCTGTGTTAAAGAATTTAAAGAGGAATACTCCTCTTATGGCGGAAACGCTTATGGACTCGCAAATACACTTATGCAAACACATATTTTGCGACCAAAACTCAAAAGCAAAAAACTCAAGAACCTTTTCTTTACAGGGCAATTAACTGTACCTGGTCCTGGAGTTCCACCAGCGATAATCTCAGGAAAAGTTGTAGCAAGTTTAGTACAAAAATATCATCCAAATATAACCAACCATAAAATAGAGAACCATGAAAGAACTGTTTGA
- the murI gene encoding glutamate racemase, giving the protein MKNKPIGIFDSGIGGLTVAKAIQDLMPQEHFIYFGDTAHLPYGEKSGAAILAYSKKITEFLISKDCKAIIIACNSASSVVFEPLKKLYGNQLPIISVIEPVVMSLKNSSQKNIGILGTKATIGSKIYSNYIKKLTPQHLCYEKATPLFAQMIEENFASKNVSNAIIEEYLSDENLKNTDTIILGCTHYPLIHDEIAGYYHYEKEIIDSPQIVAHEVKRHLEERDILADQEHESSHFYVSLYTKSFEESAKIFFKQTIHFEEYDLWEDLK; this is encoded by the coding sequence ATGAAAAATAAACCCATTGGGATATTTGACTCTGGTATTGGAGGACTCACAGTTGCTAAGGCAATTCAAGACCTCATGCCCCAAGAGCATTTTATTTATTTTGGAGATACTGCTCACTTGCCTTATGGCGAAAAATCTGGTGCGGCTATTTTGGCTTATTCGAAAAAAATTACAGAATTTTTGATTTCCAAAGATTGTAAAGCAATCATCATTGCTTGTAATTCTGCATCTTCTGTAGTGTTTGAACCGCTAAAAAAACTCTATGGAAATCAATTACCGATTATTTCTGTTATTGAACCTGTGGTAATGAGCCTTAAAAATTCTTCACAAAAAAATATCGGAATCTTAGGAACAAAAGCCACTATTGGATCCAAGATTTATTCAAATTATATCAAAAAATTAACTCCGCAACATTTATGTTATGAGAAAGCGACTCCTCTTTTTGCACAAATGATTGAGGAGAATTTTGCTTCCAAAAATGTATCTAATGCAATTATTGAGGAGTATTTAAGTGATGAAAACTTAAAAAATACTGATACAATCATTTTAGGTTGTACGCATTACCCATTAATTCATGATGAAATTGCGGGCTATTATCATTATGAAAAAGAAATAATAGACTCTCCACAAATAGTGGCACATGAAGTAAAAAGACACTTAGAAGAAAGAGATATTTTAGCAGATCAAGAACATGAAAGTTCTCATTTTTATGTTTCACTCTATACAAAAAGCTTTGAAGAAAGTGCTAAAATATTTTTTAAACAAACCATTCACTTTGAAGAATACGACTTATGGGAAGATTTAAAATAA